The sequence GTTTTGATAAAATCATAATCTTGCGTTTTGACAATGCAACGAAATATCGAGTGTGCTCATTCACACGAGCgcaatatttagaaatttctacGTGACGCTCAGACTGAAATAAAAATGACTAAGGTGAAGTATAATACGGCGTCAAGTTCGACGTAATATCACGGATGTTAATGCGTTGGTCACGCCACGTGGATATGCAAACATTATAATTGATGCCGAACGGCGCGACTGTTCGCAGAATGGAAAATGAAACGTTCCGTGACatttaattcgataaaagcaaCTTGTTCGAGGGACTTGAATCCTTGAGTCGTGATCCTCCAAATTTGTTACGTGACTCGATGCCGCGTGACTCAACGGCGGTTGATTGGAGAAAAACTTCGAAATTCCCATCTTTTACCATTCAAATCCATAATTTTTCTTCCGTTCCACGACTTTCGAATAAAATCTCTTAATATTCAGCCACGTCGAAAGGGTATAAGCGAAATATTAAAAGACATCGACGAAGTAAAAACAAAAAAGCGCTGAGACAACAAGAACGAGAAATTGGTTCATCAATCGGCTTTAAAAATACGCGAGCACCAGTCAGATTCTAATTCTACTCGTGATCTAAATTCTATCAGGGTGGTTGGTCGACATTTGCGGCAAACGACaaatcgatataataataattaagaacGCTCTCTGTCCTTTTGCTTtgcaaatacaatttaaattgttCTGTTCCTTTTCAGAATGCAACTCACGTCGTGTTGCGGATGTTACTCGCTAAAAGCGGGAACATTGTTCACCGGAATATTGGGCATCGTAAGTACTTATCGTaaccaaatttctaaaattagtAATTTCGTAactctattttataattttaattaaaaggaaaagTCGTTTCTATATGGTTAAACTATTCGTTTCGTTGCTTGTTAGATTCTATCGATCATCTCGTTGATTATGATCTTTACTCTGAACGTCGAATGGAAGACGATACTGATCGACGTGCTGGACCAGAGCATCGTAAAAATCATCTTCGCGATAAACTTGTGCATGACAATTTTGATCTCGACGCTGCTCATAGTTGGCGCTATCAAGGTAAAATCGTTTCTCCATCAATTCTACAAAAATCGTAAAtcatattcaatttttcaaatgtcATTCGCTCGATGCTGTTTCGTTCGATGTAATTAATTGTATGAATCGAAAGCGAAAGGgtaagaaaattgttttattatagaaaaaCACGTTTATGATGCTACCATGGGTAATTCTGGGCTTGATGTTAGCAGTCGGTCTATTAGTGAGTGTTCTATACACATCCATAATGTTCTTCGTGAATCACGCGGCAATAAATGGAATTCTGTGGCTCGTCATTGGCCTTATAGCTGTCGGTGAGTAgctaatgaattataaatatctttGCATTCTACAATCTTGACATTTATAATCCTTTTCAATATTcattcaatattttcaatatttctttggCATATTCAACAGTTACGAGGATATTTACGAAATGTTAAAAAACTCGTTATCTTAACGCCTCGAGCATTCTTTAAAAAACGTTGTACCAATAACTTTTAACTTCCAGCTgcctatttatttgaaattataatgaatattttatattttttcagtaATCTACGCCTACTTGTGGTTGGTAGTGTACAGTTACTTCCAGTATCTGAGATACGATAAATTGAACAGCAGAATGGGACCGTACGGAAGGCCGTACAATTATCGGCGACCTTGAAGCGAATCGgtgattttatgaaaaaaaaaagcagCGAGAAGTCTCCTTTTCGCGAAAAAATTGTACCGTTCTTTCTTTCAGACGAGAAATTGATTTCGATCGCAGGAAAGAACGGTCTAATTGCTTCGCAAGGAGTTACTTAAAGTTCAATTAGCGTAATCGCACCAAAGCACGAGGCACCGCCTTTTTGTCGATAGAGAATTTATCGAAAACCACGCAATCGTGTTTATAAACCAAAACTAACCGTCGACAGTAGATTAGAATATATTTATGACACCGAGATGTTCCCTCGAACGATAATAATCTTCTGCGTAGAAAATTGGAAGTTCTCAAGATGGTTCGCTGTATTTACGGGCTATATGCttgtttgtttctttattttttcttcttttaaataaaagcaAAAAGTGCTCAAAGTGCTCCGagattttactttttataaaataaaattatttttacgtaaaatattaaaactctcGGTGCatcgcatatttataatggcaCGTGAAAGTATTTTTATACTTACCACAGAAAATTATATCACGTGTGTTAcatgaaactttttgaaatttcgttggaACTGTGTCTcaaaatctaataaaaaattcgCTTCAACGACCTATATAGCCCATGAAAAATCGACTAATACGAtcaaatatatcgaatattGAAGAGAAAAGCAGACGTCGTTCGAGGGTGCAAGCTCGCGGATTTCAAGAGAAATCGCGAGGGAGGGACACGTTTTCTGCTAGGAAACCGACACTGCCGGCTTGCCAGAATGCGATATCAAAAAGGCGAGACTGATCCCCGCCGTGGACGAGAATAGATTTCATTTTCAAGGATGAAGAAAATGTTAAgcatatgcaaaaatatacgcgTTACCACACCGCGAGAACCAGTCTCTCCTACGCAAGGTTAACGACTGACTATTTATTTCCCCTGCTCCCACTTTTACTCTATTCTACTCGTCTTTCCATCGTATGTAGAGATCCTATCATTTGTAACTATTGTTACGGACTatgagaaataaattattctttgtTTGTAACTAGTTCTTCCTCTTCCCTATCTCGTTATCTTCCTTTCCGTCGTTTCCAGATTCTTCTCTGATTCGTTACGCCTTTATCGATGCGCCATATCCGCGTACGTGTTATGCAGGCGATCATTCGTCGGGCGGTTTGAGCGTTTACCAGCGAGCGTTTTCCAGATTCTCgcgaataaataaagaaagcgTAGCAGCGGCTAGACCAGTAGCGTGGCTGTCGCAACCAAAGTCCGTTTGCTTAGAGGTTCTTCGTGACACGCGTATCTCGTTATTGGCGAATTTATATCCAAACGAACTGAAACAGCCGCTGGGACGAGACCAACGCAGTACTAATCGTTCATAGTGCTTGCCAGTGAATTCCAGGAATCCTTCCATGCCGCATAGAACAACTTCCAAAATAAAGGAGGACGCGTTACTAAAGAAGTAGGAATAGACgagaaaacaaatttcaatatatgtattCCGTTTTACCTTGTTCCATCGTTAAATCTGGCGTTTGATAAGGAAATCCAGCTGTTTCGATATCGATCAGATCTTCGAGGATCGCGGAACAGTAAGATAGTATTAATTCCGAAGATGGAAGACCTCGATCGCATTTCaactaaaaagaaacaaaattcgaTTAACTCGTAAGCTAAATCTGCATCAAAGCACATGAAAGAAAAGATATGGTAATGAGACTGACTATCTTAGCAATTTGAACAATCAACAATCTATGAGTAAGAGGGTATCCTCTGCTAGATTCTCGATTTGCCAATATCTCCGCGCACAAATCAGGAATTCTATCGCTGGAATTCAACTTGTTCCGAACAATTTCGGCGAGACATCGATCGCTTTCTTCCTCCTTGGGCGGTCCTTGCATTATCAGTTCTCGTATATCccgataatttaatttaaaatttgtcttCCCCTTTTCTAGAGCGCCATGGCGCCATGATATTTCTTTCAGCCACAAAATTGGATAATTTATGCTTTCGTGcactataattaaaaaatttcaattttgtacGTAATAAGAAAGTTTTTCAAGACGCggtatcttcttttttaatgtGATATTCTTACCTAACTGAACGTCCTCGTTCTCTGGAATGACTTTATCTAACAAATCTCGTCGAGTAGAGTCGCACAATCTTAAAATCGTCAGAAGAATATTTCGATGTTTATCCACAAGATGTCGCGCATTTTCATGCAAAAAGATAGCAATCGCGTTAGCTGTACGAAAGAATAACGGACGCATTTTGTTTAAGGTTTCAGTACTCGTTAAACTCGTAGATTTCAAATCTTTACCTTCGACGATCGTTAGAGATAACGTAACATCGGCATTCATTTGACGAGGCCTTTGGCGAATGTAATTGACTATCTTAGACAGAACGTCCAATTTTTCTCCTGCAATAACTGCCACTTTAATTCTCTATAACCAAATATATTTCTACTTATGAAGAAAAAGATTACAATTTCTAATTTCGACAGAAGATACAGAAACTAATAACTATCAGAAATAGATTCTTTGATAACGATACAATaatattgattaaaaaaaagGTAGTTTTAGATCTTTCGTCTAGTCTCACCAAAATCTTTAGAAGGAAAGTTTCCATAGCTGCAAAACGGCAGGCCGCAGAAAAACAGAACCACCCAAATACTAGCGAACTTTCCAAGTGTTTCCATGTAGCTTACAATACTGAAGAAGCTGTATCTCGATTTTACCAGGATTTTATAGCGACAATCCCACCATGCACCCTATACGTCCATGCGACTTTACAGAAATCAAGATTAAACCAGTCCTCTTCATCACGTTCAGCGGAAATCCGGCCACTTTTCTTCATAAAGATCGAAGTGTCGAATCTCGAAGGACGAACTTCTGAATGAAATCGATTTCGAGAACGACTCGTGGGTGTTTAATTGATATTCGATAGAATGGAAGGAAATAAGAGGAACGAATAGTGGATTGTAGATCTTGTTTGGTACAAAGAAAAAGATACTTATTTTGTTGGTaaagatattataatataaggtAGCGATTTTCTACATCTTCACGTTTTGTGTGAAAATTCACAAGCAGTCAGAGCGGATGCTTCGAACACTTCCCTGACTTCTTCTTGGTCTGTAATtcaagtaataatatattttcattattgtaCCGTTTACAGAAGCATTAAAATTAATGATGGTAACTTACGACTTCATATTGTATTTGACAAATTCTACCATCCGGATCATCTTGTATTAATTTAATCTGAATTTTGATGCAAAGAACAGAATTGGGAAACTgatgataaaaattattatgtaaaaataggGAAGAGATACGGAAAATAAATAGGGTAATATTTTACTAAAGTGGCATAACCTGTACCTCGAAGTTCTTTTCATTTGAGGAAGGGTTTCGACTCTTGAACTACTGCTGGAAGAGTTGCGATTCTTCTCAGAACATATACAATATTATCATATACCATCACTTCTAATCtactaaatgaataaaaaaactgtttgaaacaataaaaataaaaatttgtagttAGCGATAAAAATTTGTCAATAATACAACcgtaaaatttacattaaaaaatgttaactCATTTAAGTTCAAAAATTTAAAGCTTGTAAGAAATCCTTCGTATTTATTTATACGCCTTAACAGTCATTTCCtgacaaagaaataaaataatggtttagaaaaataattgttgatctatttatttgtttagCTATGTTCAGTACAATTGCTCGCATTCAATAAAAAATCTATAAATACAGTGAATGTTTGCAAGTCATTCACAATGTGAATTTTAACTAAGAAATTGcataatgtaacgtaatacagtATGCATACTCacagaatatttataaataaataaataaaatacttaatCAGTTGCTAGCCTCATTTCTTTATCGTGAAAGTATATACATTAAcacgtaaaaaaaaagtatatatatatcgagAGAGAATTAAAATCATGTTAATGCATGTATTCACTAGCCTTTTACAATCATTTAAATTTTCCGAATAAACTACTAACATATTTTCGAATATCTCTTACAATGTATTAAtagcaaaaatatattttcccaataatttatatagatggtcttaataattacatatataatagccAAAATTCTAAAGAATTTGATTATTTACTATACTATCTGAAGCTATTTGATCACAGTTACCTTAATCAAATCCTAATAAAGAATATTCGTCTAAATGTCAATCTCAGACATATTACTTAATAAAAAACATGTAACAAAATTGAAAGTTACGAGCCTTAACAATATAAACAGACGAATATATAATGATTATGTGTAAaacatattgtaataaataagtATGCATTAAAAATTATGTGATAATATAGATCTTACAGCAGtaattattactttaaatatataatttacattcCAATGAATGATTGTATAAAACCTATATAGTACTCTCTTTACAATATGACACATAAatacttgaaaatattaattaatatcagtCAAAAATTTTCTTAGCCTATACAATTTCAACGCAGCGTCATTCTATACTAATCTGAAACTAcaaaacagaaataaataaaaatatcaacaaTATATACCCTTTCATTCTTGAATCTCTTGTCATATGAAAAATACTTTTCTTATTATCTCTTATGAGCATTTAAAACTTTGTTTGACAATATAATCTAGTAATGATCTATAAATAACTTAAATCCTTAATCACAAATGATTATATAGTTCAGGATTAATGTCAAATTCAAGTGCTAATTGAAGTCTGTAATCTATTGcaattaatacaataattataagCATCGGTAAACGATATCTTGACTGCCAATTAAATCTCAGCATGAACATTAAGGTACTATGAAGTATGCCACCAGTTCCAAAAAAAGCCTCTGATGCCATTGTTTCTGTAATAGTAGGGATCAtacaaaaatcaatattttttgtaatcaCTGTTCCTTTCCAATTATTTGTTGCGAACGAAGTTAAAAATTATGATCTCAAAATGCTGTTTCCATATTCCGATCCAACCTGTACAAAATCATatacgattaaaattatttcaaattacaataatatttatgtaattactaaataagatttattaaaaacaagTTAACAATTGTcacaaaaaatgtattttaaaatattacctCTTACGAAGGAAGTTAACATCCAGAACaggataattatttaaattgccgtaataattaacaaccttagtttaaaaatagtaatttctatcaaattatatggaattaactattttcgaaaattttctcCAGGAATTATTTACGTTCCGTAGAGGTTAAAAACTTGTGACACACTAGTGTTCAACGGGCAACACATTTAAGGCTTTTATTGATTATTGATATATTTGTTGAAACTTTGTACTTCATTTATCTGCATTCTTTCAATGATAAAATAACACACTGGTTGCACAACTTTTACAAAAATGCAAGTTTGACAGATATGTATTCATAGCGTGAATTGCGATTCATTTACAACATCGATACGCAATCGATAATCCAAAATGACTCCTCAaccttgaaatttttaaatataaggcGGGAAGTtttgttcgaaatattttctacacGAACAGTTAATACCTTTTTTCATATTCTACCATTATTGAATACTAATAAGAAAGTATTGAATTTATGTTTTCCATGTTCCTTGTTTAAATTATACTTAAGAAGTCTTTAGCGATTGGTTAAAATAATGATTATATTCATGACTTGATTATGGAAATAATAGATTATATTGGGGACATACATAGTTATTATAGATTACATTTCGAAAGATAaggttaataaaatttgaattcatTTGAATAAGCGCCGAATGTTCACCCTGCCCTCTGTAGTGCCGATATAAGTGCACGTAGCCGTCATTGGTGGGGTCAGGAAGAATAAACACATTTAACAAGGAACATCTCACAATAGTTAGTACCACATTTGTAGTCATGAACATCAACTTCGAAGGAAAACGTATTCTTGTAACCGGAGCCGGGCGAGGTATGTTACGTATTTGACAAAACATATATAATTTGGTAAATACTCAATCT comes from Bombus terrestris chromosome 7, iyBomTerr1.2, whole genome shotgun sequence and encodes:
- the LOC100652162 gene encoding uncharacterized protein LOC100652162 — translated: MQLTSCCGCYSLKAGTLFTGILGIILSIISLIMIFTLNVEWKTILIDVLDQSIVKIIFAINLCMTILISTLLIVGAIKKNTFMMLPWVILGLMLAVGLLVSVLYTSIMFFVNHAAINGILWLVIGLIAVVIYAYLWLVVYSYFQYLRYDKLNSRMGPYGRPYNYRRP
- the LOC100652041 gene encoding uncharacterized protein LOC100652041 isoform X2, which translates into the protein METFLLKILRIKVAVIAGEKLDVLSKIVNYIRQRPRQMNADVTLSLTIVEGKDLKSTSLTSTETLNKMRPLFFRTANAIAIFLHENARHLVDKHRNILLTILRLCDSTRRDLLDKVIPENEDVQLVHESINYPILWLKEISWRHGALEKGKTNFKLNYRDIRELIMQGPPKEEESDRCLAEIVRNKLNSSDRIPDLCAEILANRESSRGYPLTHRLLIVQIAKILKCDRGLPSSELILSYCSAILEDLIDIETAGFPYQTPDLTMEQVVLCGMEGFLEFTGKHYERLVLRWSRPSGCFSSFGYKFANNEIRVSRRTSKQTDFGCDSHATGLAAATLSLFIRENLENARW
- the LOC100652041 gene encoding uncharacterized protein LOC100652041 isoform X1 codes for the protein METLGKFASIWVVLFFCGLPFCSYGNFPSKDFGEKLDVLSKIVNYIRQRPRQMNADVTLSLTIVEGKDLKSTSLTSTETLNKMRPLFFRTANAIAIFLHENARHLVDKHRNILLTILRLCDSTRRDLLDKVIPENEDVQLVHESINYPILWLKEISWRHGALEKGKTNFKLNYRDIRELIMQGPPKEEESDRCLAEIVRNKLNSSDRIPDLCAEILANRESSRGYPLTHRLLIVQIAKILKCDRGLPSSELILSYCSAILEDLIDIETAGFPYQTPDLTMEQVVLCGMEGFLEFTGKHYERLVLRWSRPSGCFSSFGYKFANNEIRVSRRTSKQTDFGCDSHATGLAAATLSLFIRENLENARW
- the LOC100652041 gene encoding uncharacterized protein LOC100652041 isoform X3 — encoded protein: METLGKFASIWVVLFFCGLPFCSYGNFPSKDFGEKLDVLSKIVNYIRQRPRQMNADVTLSLTIVEANAIAIFLHENARHLVDKHRNILLTILRLCDSTRRDLLDKVIPENEDVQLVHESINYPILWLKEISWRHGALEKGKTNFKLNYRDIRELIMQGPPKEEESDRCLAEIVRNKLNSSDRIPDLCAEILANRESSRGYPLTHRLLIVQIAKILKCDRGLPSSELILSYCSAILEDLIDIETAGFPYQTPDLTMEQVVLCGMEGFLEFTGKHYERLVLRWSRPSGCFSSFGYKFANNEIRVSRRTSKQTDFGCDSHATGLAAATLSLFIRENLENARW